The Tigriopus californicus strain San Diego chromosome 5, Tcal_SD_v2.1, whole genome shotgun sequence genome includes a region encoding these proteins:
- the LOC131881180 gene encoding general transcription factor IIH subunit 3-like — MSDLAVTTATSDLQDRGVQLSPQGQLLILVLDMNPNQAFFTKQPEALFHWLDSALGLAHSHLMLHPNNTIAAIASHSQSCSFLYPSQNPELHENSSLRQRDGQFEGFYQMEAIIRREVSRILLQEVQPSVQVTSDSLLSGALSQALSYVNRKRHEISVAENLVARILVMSASGDTATQYMNYMNVFFSAQKMNVVIDTCMLEKDAGLLQQGADITGGVYHRVQAKHFPALLQFLTWIFLPDTNLRDALSLPSMDRVDYRAACFCHRNLIDIGFVCSVCLSIFCKFSPICTTCHTVFKTPGPLPGMKRKAVPSSQ; from the coding sequence ATGTCAGATTTGGCGGTGACCACGGCCACCAGCGACCTCCAAGATCGAGGCGTCCAACTCAGCCCGCAAGGACAGCTTTTAATCCTAGTCCTGGACATGAATCCCAACCAGGCTTTTTTTACCAAACAGCCCGAGGCCTTGTTTCATTGGCTGGACTCGGCCCTGGGGTTGGCCCATTCTCATCTGATGCTTCATCCGAATAACACGATCGCCGCCATCGCCTCCCACAGTCAATCCTGTTCGTTTCTATATCCTTCACAAAACCCGGAACTCCACGAAAATAGTTCCCTTCGTCAGAGAGACGGTCAGTTCGAGGGTTTCTATCAAATGGAAGCCATTATCCGCCGCGAAGTGAGTCGCATCCTCCTACAGGAGGTCCAGCCCTCGGTCCAAGTGACCTCCGATTCATTGCTCTCCGGGGCCTTGAGCCAGGCCTTGAGCTATGTCAATCGGAAGCGGCATGAGATCTCCGTGGCCGAGAATCTCGTCGCTCGAATCTTGGTCATGTCGGCCTCCGGGGACACGGCTACTCAGTACATGAACTACATGAACGTGTTCTTCAGCGCTCAGAAGATGAACGTGGTCATTGACACGTGCATGTTAGAGAAAGACGCCGGACTCCTTCAGCAAGGGGCGGACATCACGGGAGGCGTGTACCATCGCGTTCAGGCCAAGCACTTCCCAGCTTTGCTGCAGTTCTTGACATGGATATTTCTACCGGATACTAATTTACGAGACGCCCTCTCGCTCCCTTCCATGGACCGAGTGGATTATCGCGCCGCGTGTTTCTGTCATCGAAACCTCATCGACATCGGGTTCGTGTGCTCCGTGTGTCTATCTATTTTCTGCAAGTTCAGCCCCATTTGCACCACGTGTCACACAGTATTCAAGACACCGGGTCCTTTACCCGGTATGAAGCGCAAAGCCGTCCCCTCATCCCAATGA
- the LOC131880805 gene encoding UPF0235 protein Helmi_20270-like, producing MTWPPVVGLRRFHRLASPVFMAKKSKTAVRAPTPSTPSPPGPIIRLASGQFHLKLCVQPNCAQSALTEVTEDEIRMRLNAPPREGQANLAVINVLAKSLGCSKTDLRIVQGQKGRNKVVEVSGQLADLTSELLLIKIRSVID from the exons ATGACCTGGCCTCCGGTTGTTGGACTTCGCCGGTTCCATCGCTTGGCATCACCCGTGTTTATGGCCAAGAAATCCAAGACCGCCGTCAGAGCGCCCACTCCCTCTACGCCCAGCCCACCCGGTCCGATTATCCGCCTGGCTTCCGGTCAGTTCCATCTTAAATTGTGCGTCCAACCCAATTGCGCGCAATCCGCATTGACCGAG GTAACTGAAGATGAGATTCGAATGCGCTTGAACGCTCCGCCCCGAGAAGGACAAGCTAATCTGGCCGTGATCAATGTGTTGGCTAAATCCCTGGGGTGCTCCAAAACCGACTTGCGGATAGTTCAAGGCCAGAAAGGTCGAAATAAAGTGGTAGAAGTCAGTGGGCAATTGGCTGATCTCACCTCCGAATTGCTATTGATCAAGATTCGCAGTGTGATTGATTAA